TCGTCCGAGGTTTCCTTCACCGCGCGCCAGACGACAGCTTTCCAGGCGCTGAAAGGCATGCGCCAGGGGCTCGTCGCGGACTGGGCCTGCCGGGCGTCAGATGACGACAAGTTGGACGCAGCAGTTGGAGGAGCGGCGTTAGACACAAGCGATCGCTCCTATGGCAGAGGTGCCAAGTTACACAACGAGACCAGAGGGCTGACGTTCCCGCCCGTCACGGATGTCCCAGTCGCATCGCGCGCCGGTTGCGCGCCGGCGAAGGCGGCAGTCGGTGCAGGCTGATCGCACTGGATTGCTCCCTGCAGCGTTCCTATCTCAGACTTTCGTAGATTACCGGGAACACACGCATGGCCAACGGCTGGGCGCCGGACGGCGCCGTTCAGGATCAGATAGAGGACAGCATCAAGGATGCCCTTGAGAGTGCGCGGGCGCGCATGCCCAGCGGCGAGGGCCTGGAAAATTGCGAAGATTGTGGCGAGGAAATTCCCGCGGCGCGGCGCAAAGCGCTCCCTGGCGCGCGAACCTGCGTCCCATGCCAGTCGGCGCGCGACAAGCTCCCCACCTTCTCCGCAATCAATCGCCGTGGCAGCAAGGACAGCCAGCTCCGCTGACCGCCCGGCGAGGGCCTTCAAGACAGCAGCAGGCACGCCGGCCAGCAAAATCCCGATGCCAAACCGGTCGTGTCATACCCGCTCGTCAGAGACCCGCCCACGCGAGCATCATGAAAGTGTTCAGAGGTCGGGAAGCACTTGGTCCGCCCGGCCCCAATGCGCGAGATCCTTCGACGCCGCGCGACGCACCATTTCCGCGCCGTCGCCGATGTGCCAGCGCGCGGGACTGGCGAGACCGCGAAGTTCTTCCCAGGTAATCGGAACCGCGATCGGCGCATATTCGCGCGACCGCACACTATAGGGCATGACCGCGGTCGCGCCGCGTTGGTTGCGCAGGTAGTCGATGAATATTCGTCCGGTTCGCTTGGCCTTCGCCAGCGCTGCCGTGAAGCGCGCGGGCTCGGCCTGCGCCAGCGCCAGCGCGAAACGGTGTGCAAAATCCTTGACTTGCGGCCACTCGGCCGACGGCGTCAGCGGCGCGATGACATGGACGCCTTTGCCGCCCGTCACCATCGGGAAAGTGACGAGGCCCATCTGCGCCAGCACGTCCTGGACGTGGAACGCCGCCGAGACGACATCTGCGAATTTAAGGCCGACGTCGGGGTCGAGATCGAAGACGAGACGGTCGGCTTTTTCGACATCCTCGATCCGCGCACCCCAGCCGTGGAACTCGATCGTGCCCATCTGAACGCAGGTCAGCAGCCCAGCGGGCGTATCGACGAACAGGTAGGGCTCGTCGTGCCCGTCCTTCTCGCGAATGGCGACGTGCTTGACGTCGTCGCCGAAGCTGCCGGCATCGTGCTTCTGGAAAAAGCATTTCTTGGCGCGGCCCTGCGGACAGCGCACGAGGCTGATGGGCCGGCTGCCGGCCCATTCGAGCATGATCGGCGCCACCGCCTCGTAATAGTCGGCGAGCTGGCCCTTGGTATGCTTGCCTTCGGGAAAGATCACGCGCTCGCGGTTGCTGATCTTGACCCCGCTGGTCGCCGGCGCGGCCGCGACGGCGGCGACCGGCTGCTCCTTTTCGAGCACGACGGCCTCGGGTTTCTTGTCCTCGCGCAGGCCGAGATAGCTCGGATGGCGCAGCACGCCTTCATCGGTGAATTCGATATAGGCGATCTCGGCGACAAGCCGAGGCTTTAGCCAATGAGCGCCGCGCACCGCTGCTCGGGGGGCCGGAACGGTGGCCTCGCTCTGCTCGAGCGGTGCCATGATCTCCATGAGGCGCTCGATCTCATCACCGGAGAAGCCGGTGCCGACCTTGCCCGCATAGCGCAGCATGCCATCTTCGTTGACGCCGAGCAGCAGCGAGCGGAAACCGCGCTGCTTGTCCGAGGGTGTCCAGCCGACCACGACGAATTCCTGGCGCCGGATGCATTTGGTCTTGACCCACGAGCCGGCGCGCGAGCCCGAATACTTGGCATCGACGCGCTTGGAGATCACCCCTTCGAGCCCAGCGCCGCAAAAGCTCTCGAACAGCTGTTCGCCCTGGCCGAGGATATGGTCCGAATAGCGCAGGCGGCCGTTGACCCCATCGAGGAGCCCGGCAAGCAACGCCTTGCGCTCAAGCAGCGGGCGACTGGTGAGATCCTCGCCGTTGAGCTCGAGGAGATCGAACGCGAAGTAGTCGATCTTGCCGGGATCGCCCTTGAGCGCCGCCTGCAGCGCCTGAAAACTCGTCCGCCCGTCGGGCAATGTCACTACGGCTTCGCCGTCAATGAGGGCACTGTCGGCGGCAAGCTCGGTCGCCTCGGCAATGAGCCGGGCGAACCGGTCGGACCAGTCGAGGCCCGAGCGCGTGTAGGCCCGCCCTTCGCCGCTGCCGACCGCGAGTAGCGTGCGGTAGCCGTCGTACTTAAGCTCGTGGAGCCAGCGGTCTCCCGGCGGGACACGGTCAACCAAGGTCGCGAGCTGGACGGGCTGGAACGGTGGTAGAGTCCCGAGGGCCTTGCGCGACTTCTTGGCCTTGACCGGCGACCGCGCTTCGGTCGGTATTTTAGCTTGGGCGGGCGTCTTCGCCGCCCCGGCAGACTTGGCTGCGGCGCTGCGCTTGGGCGCCGCCAGGCCGGCGGCAATCTCGTCCATGGTGCGGCCGCTGTCGATGCTGGTCAGGTGAATGCCGACAAGATCGTCCGAACCGCCGACGAAATCGTCGCTGACCTTGCGCAGTATCCAGTTTTCGCCCTTCTCCTTGCCGCGCGGCTTCAGCCGAAACAGGATCCATTCGCCCTGCATGCGCCGGCCGTGGAGGATGAAATGGAGGTGACCTTCGGGCAGGGTCTCGCGCGGATCCTTGCCGGGGATCGATTCCCAGGTGCCGTTGTCCCACAGCATGACGGTGCCGCCGCCATATTGTCCCTTTGGAATCGTGCCTTCGAAGCGTGCGTAGTCGAGCGGGTGATCCTCGGTCCTCACCGCAAGCCGTTTGTCGTCGGGATTGTTGCTGGGCCCGCGCGTCACCGCCCAGCTAACGAGGACGCCGCCTAGTTCCAGGCGAAAATCGTAATGGAGCCGCGTAGCGGCATGCTTCTGGACGACAAATCCATTGCCGGCTGTGGGCTCGGTCGCGCCGGCGGGTTCGGCGGTCTGCGCGAAGTCGCGCTTCGCGCGGTAGCGCGCGAGCGCCGCCTCCGCCTGCTTTGTGTCAGCCTGTCTTGTGCTGGTCGCTGCGCCTG
The window above is part of the Novosphingobium sp. G106 genome. Proteins encoded here:
- a CDS encoding DksA/TraR family C4-type zinc finger protein; protein product: MANGWAPDGAVQDQIEDSIKDALESARARMPSGEGLENCEDCGEEIPAARRKALPGARTCVPCQSARDKLPTFSAINRRGSKDSQLR
- the ligD gene encoding DNA ligase D — encoded protein: MKSGAATSTRQADTKQAEAALARYRAKRDFAQTAEPAGATEPTAGNGFVVQKHAATRLHYDFRLELGGVLVSWAVTRGPSNNPDDKRLAVRTEDHPLDYARFEGTIPKGQYGGGTVMLWDNGTWESIPGKDPRETLPEGHLHFILHGRRMQGEWILFRLKPRGKEKGENWILRKVSDDFVGGSDDLVGIHLTSIDSGRTMDEIAAGLAAPKRSAAAKSAGAAKTPAQAKIPTEARSPVKAKKSRKALGTLPPFQPVQLATLVDRVPPGDRWLHELKYDGYRTLLAVGSGEGRAYTRSGLDWSDRFARLIAEATELAADSALIDGEAVVTLPDGRTSFQALQAALKGDPGKIDYFAFDLLELNGEDLTSRPLLERKALLAGLLDGVNGRLRYSDHILGQGEQLFESFCGAGLEGVISKRVDAKYSGSRAGSWVKTKCIRRQEFVVVGWTPSDKQRGFRSLLLGVNEDGMLRYAGKVGTGFSGDEIERLMEIMAPLEQSEATVPAPRAAVRGAHWLKPRLVAEIAYIEFTDEGVLRHPSYLGLREDKKPEAVVLEKEQPVAAVAAAPATSGVKISNRERVIFPEGKHTKGQLADYYEAVAPIMLEWAGSRPISLVRCPQGRAKKCFFQKHDAGSFGDDVKHVAIREKDGHDEPYLFVDTPAGLLTCVQMGTIEFHGWGARIEDVEKADRLVFDLDPDVGLKFADVVSAAFHVQDVLAQMGLVTFPMVTGGKGVHVIAPLTPSAEWPQVKDFAHRFALALAQAEPARFTAALAKAKRTGRIFIDYLRNQRGATAVMPYSVRSREYAPIAVPITWEELRGLASPARWHIGDGAEMVRRAASKDLAHWGRADQVLPDL